A portion of the Gossypium arboreum isolate Shixiya-1 chromosome 8, ASM2569848v2, whole genome shotgun sequence genome contains these proteins:
- the LOC108468954 gene encoding linoleate 9S-lipoxygenase 6-like, with product MVLGDLASSIGNVVSDITGINKTTKTVTGSVVLVKKNFLDFTSLTSTVVDGLFELLGNGVTLQLVSAENTDPANENGGKLGKLEALEYWNLTYTPPLAGSDSLYKVSFEWDEELGIPGAIILRNNHAAEFFLKTITLEDVPGEGRIHFVCNSWVYPDKHYKQPRIFFANKTYLPHEMPAALRKYREEELKVLRGDGTGELKTGDRIYDYALYNDLGDPDNGADLARPVLGGSAQYPYPRRGRTGRPPSKTDPNIESRVFLPEVLNIYVPRDEQFGHLKLSDFIAFNLKGLVNQIIPLLEAYVNLTPNEFDSFKDVDNLYFNGIPLPTDLINQIASNIPLEMMQEFFRSDGQQLLKYPVPQVIQDRSNPIAWRTDEEFGREMIAGLNPLLIQLLKEFPPVSNLDPEVYVNQNSSITKQDIEYNLDGLTVEEALTSQKLFILDHHDTLMPYLKTINEYTEAKTYASRTILFLRGDNTLKPVAIELSLPKMEGDKIGCVSEVYTPAEHGVEGWIWQLAKAFVNVNDSGHHQLVSHWLNTHAVLEPFVIATNRQLSVVHPVYKLLHPHFRDTMTINALARELLINANGIIEKTFCPGKYSLEMSSVIYKSWNFIDQALPNNLKKRGIADGDINSLDDLDRLLIKDYPYAVDGLKIWFAIEKWVRDYCSFYYKTDEMVQRDPEIQAWWKELRELGHGDKKNDPWWPKMQNLEDLIQSCTIIIWIASALHAAVNYGQYAYGGYFPNRPTLSRRFMPEKGTPEYAELEKNPEKVFFRTMSSQLQSLTVITVLETLSNHASDEVYLGQRTPNWTTDAIPLAASDAFNKRLAEIEGEILKMNTDKTLKNRVGTVNVPYNLLYPTGDVGISGKGIPNSISI from the exons atggttctCGGAGATCTAGCGAGTTCTATCGGTAATGTCGTCAGCGACATTACCGGCATCAATAAAACCACCAAGACCGTCACAGGCAGTGTTGTTTTAGTTAAGAAGAATTTTTTGGACTTCACTTCCTTGACCTCAACCGTAGTTGATGGCCTTTTCGAGTTGCTTGGCAATGGTGTCACTCTCCAGCTCGTCAGTGCTGAAAATACTGATCCTG CAAATGAAAATGGAGGAAAGCTGGGGAAATTAGAGGCATTGGAGTATTGGAACCTGACATATACTCCTCCATTGGCTGGTAGTGATTCGTTGTATAAGGTTTCATTTGAATGGGACGAAGAGCTTGGAATTCCTGGAGCTATCATCCTACGAAATAATCATGCGGCTGAGTTTTTCTTAAAGACAATTACTCTTGAAGATGTTCCTGGCGAAGGTCGAATTCATTTTGTTTGCAACTCATGGGTTTATCCTGATAAACATTATAAACAACCACGAATCTTCTTCGCTAACAAG ACATACCTTCCACATGAGATGCCAGCAGCGCTGCGTAAATACAGAGAAGAAGAGCTAAAGGTCTTGAGAGGGGATGGGACTGGAGAGCTGAAAACAGGAGATCGTATTTATGACTATGCTTTGTACAATGATTTGGGTGATCCCGATAACGGTGCAGACCTCGCTCGTCCGGTTCTTGGAGGGTCCGCACAGTATCCTTATCCTCGGAGAGGAAGAACCGGCAGACCACCTTCCAAAACAG ATCCAAACATTGAGAGCAGGGTTTTTCTACCGGAAGTTCTAAACATCTACGTCCCACGAGATGagcaatttggtcatttgaagCTATCGGACTTTATTGCTTTTAATCTGAAGGGCTTAGTTAATCAAATCATTCCATTATTGGAAGCTTATGTTAATCTTACGCCTAATGAGTTCGACTCGTTTAAAGACGTGGACAATCTCTACTTCAATGGAATCCCACTTCCTACTGATCTTATCAATCAAATCGCAAGTAACATCCCTTTGGAGATGATGCAGGAGTTTTTCCGATCTGATGGTCAACAGCTCTTAAAATATCCAGTGCCTCAAGTGATTCAAG ATCGGAGTAATCCTATTGCATGGAGGACAGATGAAGAATTTGGAAGAGAAATGATTGCAGGATTGAACCCTCTTCTTATTCAGCTCCTCAAA GAATTCCCTCCAGTGAGCAACTTAGATCCTGAAGTGTATGTTAATCAAAACAGTTCAATAACGAAACAAGACATCGAGTATAACTTAGATGGACTTACTGTTGAAGAG GCACTGACGAGCCAAAAGCTATTTATATTGGACCATCACGACACACTTATGCCTTACCTTAAGACGATAAACGAGTATACAGAAGCAAAGACATATGCATCTAGGACAATTCTGTTCTTGAGAGGGGATAATACATTGAAGCCAGTGGCCATTGAATTGAGCTTGCCAAAAATGGAAGGAGATAAAATTGGATGCGTTAGCGAAGTATACACTCCAGCTGAACATGGAGTTGAGGGTTGGATTTGGCAGCTTGCTAAAGCTTTTGTAAATGTGAATGATTCTGGTCACCATCAGCTAGTGAGCCACTG GTTGAACACTCATGCAGTGCTAGAGCCATTCGTGATTGCAACAAACAGACAGCTGAGTGTGGTTCATCCAGTCTATAAGCTTCTCCATCCTCACTTCCGTGACACCATGACTATTAATGCATTGGCTAGAGAATTGCTCATTAATGCTAATGGAATTATAGAGAAGACATTTTGTCCTGGAAAATACTCTCTAGAGATGTCCTCTGTAATTTACAAGAGTTGGAATTTCATTGATCAGGCTCTTCCCAATAATCTCAAGAAAAG AGGGATTGCAGATGGTGATATCAATTCTCTGGATGACCTTGACCGACTATTGATAAAAGACTACCCATACGCTGTTGATGGGTTGAAGATCTGGTTTGCTATTGAAAAATGGGTCAGAGATTACTGCTCATTCTACTACAAGACCGATGAAATGGTTCAACGGGACCCTGAAATTCAAGCCTGGTGGAAGGAACTCCGAGAGTTGGGTCATGGTGACAAGAAAAACGACCCATGGTGGCCTAAAATGCAGAACCTTGAAGACCTGATTCAATCTTGCACCATTATCATATGGATCGCTTCTGCACTCCATGCAGCTGTCAACTACGGACAATACGCCTACGGAGGCTACTTCCCCAACCGCCCAACACTAAGCCGAAGGTTCATGCCTGAGAAAGGCACCCCTGAGTATGCAGAGCTTGAAAAGAACCCTGAGAAGGTCTTCTTTAGAACCATGTCTTCGCAGCTGCAATCCCTGACCGTCATTACGGTGCTCGAAACGCTGTCGAACCACGCATCGGATGAGGTGTATCTTGGACAACGAACCCCCAACTGGACCACCGATGCAATTCCCCTAGCAGCTTCGGATGCTTTCAATAAGAGACTTGCTGAAATTGAAGGGGAAATCTTAAAGATGAACACAGACAAGACATTGAAGAACAGGGTTGGTACCGTCAATGTTCCTTATAATTTGCTTTATCCAACAGGTGATGTTGGCATTTCTGGCAAGGGAATTCCAAATAGCATCTCAATCTAA
- the LOC108470002 gene encoding probable linoleate 9S-lipoxygenase 5: MILGNLATSVGNVVGDITGLNKPSKNTITGSVVIVKKNVLDFTAVHSTVADSLFELLGNQVSLQLVSAENPDPANDNGGKLGKLATLEYWNLTYTPLLAGDDSLYKVSFEWDEEFGIPGAIILRNNHTAEFFLKTITLENVPGEGRIHFVCNSWVYPGRRYKKPRIFFSNKTYLPHETPAALRKYREEELQVLRGDGTGQLKTGDRVYDYALYNDLGDPDNGADLARPVLGGSAQYPYPRRGRTSRPPSKTDPKTESRLFLPNILNIYVPRDEQFAHLKLSDFIAYNLKGLVNQIIPLLEAFVNYTPNEFDSFKDVDNLFFSGLPLPTDLINQVANNIPLEMMGEFFRSDGQQLLKFPVPKLIEDRSNPFAWRTDEEFGREMLAGLNPLLIQLLKEFPPVSNLDPRVYVNQNSSITKQDIEYNLDGLTVEEALSSKRLFILDHHDTIMPYLQTINEYTEAKTYASRTILFLRGDGTLKPVAIELSLPKMEEDKIGCVNKVYTPAEHGVEGWIWMLAKAFVNVNDSGHHQLVSHWLNTHAVLEPFVIATNRQLSVVHPIYKLLHPHFRDTMTINALARELLINANGIIERTFCPGKYSLEMSSVIYKSWNFMDQALPNDLKKRGIADGDIKSLDDLDRLLIKDYPYAVDGLKIWFAIENWVRDYCSFYYKTDEMVQRDPELQAWWKELREVGHGDKKDEPWWPKMQNLEDLIQSCTIIIWIASALHAAVNYGQYAFGGYFPNRPTLSRRFMPEKGTPEYAELEKNPEKVFFRTMSSQLQSLTVITVVETLSNHASDEVYLGQRTPNWTTDAVPLQASDAFNRRLAEIEGEILKMNIDKKLKNRIGPVNVPYNLLHPTGEIGISGKGIPNSISI, from the exons ATGATTCTTGGAAATCTGGCGACTTCAGTCGGCAATGTTGTTGGCGACATTACCGGCCTGAATAAACCCAGCAAGAATACAATCACAGGCAGTGTTGTTATAGTTAAGAAGAATGTTTTGGACTTCACCGCCGTGCATTCAACTGTAGCTGATAGCCTCTTTGAATTGCTCGGCAATCAAGTCAGTCTCCAGCTCGTCAGTGCTGAAAATCCCGACCCTG CAAATGACAATGGCGGAAAGCTGGGGAAGTTAGCGACATTGGAATACTGGAACCTGACATATACTCCGTTATTGGCTGGTGATGATTCCTTGTACAAGGTTTCATTTGAGTGGGATGAGGAATTTGGAATCCCTGGAGCTATCATCCTACGAAATAATCATACGGCTGAGTTTTTCTTAAAAACAATTACTCTTGAAAATGTTCCTGGCGAAGGTCGGATCCACTTCGTTTGTAATTCCTGGGTTTATCCTGGTAGAAGATATAAAAAACCACGAATCTTCTTCTCAAACAAG ACATACCTTCCACATGAGACACCAGCAGCGTTGCGTAAATACAGAGAAGAAGAGTTACAGGTCTTGAGGGGAGATGGGACTGGACAGTTGAAAACAGGAGATCGTGTTTATGACTATGCTTTGTACAATGATTTGGGTGATCCCGATAACGGTGCAGATCTCGCTCGTCCGGTTCTTGGAGGTTCGGCTCAGTATCCTTATCCTCGGAGAGGTAGAACCAGCAGACCACCTTCCAAAACAG ATCCAAAGACAGAGAGCAGGCTTTTCCTACCAAATATTCTTAACATTTACGTCCCACGAGATGAGCAGTTTGCTCACTTGAAGCTGTCGGACTTCATTGCTTATAATCTGAAAGGCTTAGTTAATCAAATCATACCATTACTGGAAGCTTTTGTTAACTATACTCCTAATGAGTTCGACTCATTTAAAGACGTGGACAATCTCTTCTTCAGTGGACTCCCACTTCCTACTGATCTTATCAATCAAGTTGCTAACAACATCCCTTTAGAGATGATGGGGGAGTTTTTCCGATCTGATGGCCAGCAACTCTTAAAATTTCCTGTGCCTAAACTGATTGAAG ATCGGAGTAATCCCTTTGCATGGAGGACTGATGAGGAATTTGGCAGAGAAATGCTTGCAGGATTGAACCCTCTTCTTATTCAGCTCCTCAAA GAATTCCCTCCAGTGAGCAACTTAGATCCTCGAGTGTACGTTAATCAAAATAGTTCAATAACCAAACAAGACATTGAGTATAACTTAGATGGACTTACTGTTGAAgag GCACTCAGTAGCAAAAGGCTATTTATATTGGATCATCACGATACAATTATGCCTTACCTTCAGACGATAAACGAGTATACAGAAGCAAAGACATATGCATCTAGGACCATTCTGTTCTTGAGAGGGGATGGTACATTGAAGCCTGTGGCCATTGAGTTGAGCTTGCCAAAAATGGAAGAAGATAAAATAGGATGTGTTAACAAAGTATACACTCCAGCTGAACATGGAGTTGAGGGTTGGATTTGGATGCTTGCTAAAGCTTTTGTAAATGTGAATGATTCTGGTCACCATCAGCTAGTGAGCCACTG GTTGAACACTCATGCAGTGTTAGAGCCTTTCGTGATTGCAACAAACAGACAGCTGAGTGTGGTTCATCCAATTTATAAGCTTCTCCATCCTCACTTCCGTGACACCATGACTATTAATGCATTGGCTAGAGAGTTGCTCATTAATGCTAATGGAATTATAGAGAGGACATTTTGCCCTGGAAAATACTCTCTAGAGATGTCCTCTGTGATTTACAAGAGTTGGAATTTCATGGACCAGGCTCTTCCCAATGATCTCAAGAAAAG AGGGATCGCAGATGGTGATATAAAATCTCTGGACGACCTTGACCGGTTACTGATAAAAGACTACCCATATGCTGTTGATGGGTTGAAGATCTGGTTTGCTATTGAAAATTGGGTCAGAGATTACTGCTCATTCTACTACAAGACCGATGAAATGGTTCAACGGGACCCTGAACTTCAAGCCTGGTGGAAGGAACTCCGAGAGGTAGGTCATGGTGACAAGAAAGACGAGCCATGGTGGCCTAAAATGCAAAACCTTGAAGACCTGATACAATCTTGCACCATTATCATATGGATCGCTTCTGCACTCCATGCAGCTGTCAACTACGGACAATACGCCTTCGGAGGCTACTTCCCCAACCGCCCAACACTAAGCCGAAGGTTCATGCCTGAGAAAGGCACCCCTGAGTATGCAGAGCTTGAAAAGAACCCTGAGAAGGTTTTCTTTAGAACCATGTCTTCGCAGCTACAGTCCCTGACTGTCATTACGGTGGTCGAAACGCTGTCAAACCACGCATCGGATGAAGTGTATCTTGGACAGCGAACACCCAACTGGACCACTGATGCAGTTCCGCTACAAGCTTCGGATGCTTTCAATAGGAGACTTGCTGAAATCGAAGGGGAAATCTTAAAGATGAACATCGACAAGAAACTGAAGAACCGGATCGGTCCCGTTAATGTTCCTTATAATTTGCTCCATCCCACCGGTGAAATTGGAATTTCTGGTAAGGGAATTCCAAATAGCATCTcaatataa